From a single Solenopsis invicta isolate M01_SB chromosome 6, UNIL_Sinv_3.0, whole genome shotgun sequence genomic region:
- the LOC105199848 gene encoding enolase, whose amino-acid sequence MAFRKIKARQIFDSRGEPTLEIDVITDVGLFRSSVPSTVLLNPNQAREIRDENQAAYHGRSIFKVVDIVNNVIAPQMIKSKLEVCQQMEIDELLNKLDGTKNKSRLGVNAILGVSVACCKAGAAKKGLPVYRYIAELAENNKLCIPVPSFSMISGGRYSDNNLSCQEFAILPIGAESFADAVKMATEMYRVLEKKIVDAKQIRGPLLTSDNGAFAPDLENDQVALTFLEESITDAGYEGKIKIALDMAASTFYKKGFC is encoded by the exons atggCATTTCGGAAGATTAAAGCTCGTCAAATATTTGATAGTAGAGGCGAGCCAACCTTGGAAATCGACGTGATTACCGATGTCGGTTTGTTCAGATCGTCTGTACCCTCTACCGTGCTACTCAATCCAAATCAGGCGCGCGAGATCAGGGATGAAAACCAGGCGGCTTATCACGGTCGCTCAATATTTAAAGTTGTCGATATCGTTAATAACGTGATTGCTCCTCAAATGATAAAATCAAAGCTAGAAGTATGCCAACAAATGGAGATTGACGAATTGTTAAACAAATTGGATGGTACAAAGAATAAGTCGAGACTTGGTGTTAACGCTATCCTTGGAGTCTCCGTAGCTTGTTGCAAAGCTGGCGCCGCTAAAAAGGGTCTACCAGTTTATAG ATATATTGCCGAATTAGctgaaaacaataaattatgcATACCCGTACCGAGTTTCAGTATGATCAGCGGGGGACGGTATAGTGACAATAATTTATCATGTCAAGAATTTGCGATATTACCCATAG GTGCAGAAAGTTTTGCCGATGCCGTAAAAATGGCCACCGAAATGTATCGAGTactagagaaaaaaattgtcgatGCTAAACAAATACGAGGCCCGCTTTTGACTAGCGACAATGGAGCCTTTGCTCCTGACTTAGAAAATGATCAAGTCGCTTTGACTTTTTTAGAAGAATCTATCACAGATGCAGGTTACGAAGGCAAAATTAAAATAGCCCTGGATATGGCGGCgagtactttttataaaaaaggtttCTGCTAA